The Amycolatopsis methanolica 239 nucleotide sequence TCCCGCAGCATGAACATCGACCGCTCGACCCGCCGCCGTTGCAGGTACCGGTGCGGCGTCTCCCCGAAGGTGGCCCGGAAGGTGCGGATGAAGTGCGCCTCCGAGACGTACGCCATCCGGGCCAGGGCCGCGACGTCGAGGGGCTGCGCGTAGGCGCGGTCCATCGCGTCGCGGGCCCGCAGCATCCGCCGGTTCGACTCCTCGACGGCGCGGCTCATCAGCTCGTGGCGCCGGACTTCCGGGCCGCCGCCTTGACCGCCTCCGCGACGGCCGGGGCCACCGCGGAGTCGAACACGCTCGGCACGATGTAGGAGGCATTGAGCCGGTCGTCCACCACGTCGGCGATCGCGTTCGCGGCGGCGAGCAGCATCTCGTCGGTGATCTCGTGCGCCTGCGCGTCCAGCAGACCGCGGAACACGCCGGGGAACGCGAGCACGTTGTTGATCTGGTTCGGGTAGTCGCTGCGCCCGGTGGCCACGACCGCCGCGTGCTTCTGCGCCTCGAGCGGGTCGATCTCCGGGTCCGGATTGGCCAGCGCGAACACCACCGCGTTCGGCGCCATCGTCGCGACCTGCTCGGCCCCGAACAGGTTCGGCGCGGACACGCCGATGAACACGTCGGCGCCGACGAGCGCGTCGTGCAGCGTGCCGGACACGTTGTCCTTGTTCGTGTTCTCGGCCAGCCACCGCAGGTTGTCGTCCAAATCGGACCGGCCGAGGTGAACGATGCCGTTGATGTCGGCGGCGATGATGTCGCCCGGCTTCTTGTGCATGAGCAGCCGCATGATCGCCGAGCCCGCCGCGCCCGCGCCGCTCACCACGATCTTGCAGTCCTCGATCTCCTTGCCGACCACGCGCAGCGCGTTGCGCAGGGCGGCGACCACGACGATCGCGGTGCCGTGCTGGTCGTCGTGGAACACCGGGATGTCGAGCTGCTCACGCAGCCGCTTCTCGATCTCGAAGCAGCGCGGCGCGGCGATGTCCTCGAGGTTGATGCCCGCGTACACCGGCGCGAGCGCCTTGACGATCTTGATGATCTCCTCGGTGTCCTGGGTGTCCAGGCACACCGGCCACGCGTCGACGTCGGCGAACTTCTTGAACAGCGCCGCCTTGCCCTCCATCACCGGCAGGGCCGCGGCCGGGCCGATGTTGCCCAGGCCGAGGACGGCCGAACCGTCGGTGACTACCGCGACCGTATTGCGCTTGATCGTCAGGCGCCGCGCGTCGGCCGGGTTGGCCGCGATCGCCTGGCACACCCGCGCCACGCCCGGCGTGTACGCGCGGGACAGGTCGTCACGGTTGCGGAGCTGGACCTTCGGCGACACCGACAGCTTGCCGCCGAGGTGCATGAGGAAGGTGCGGTCGGAGACCTTGCGCACCCGCACGCCGGGCAGCGCGTCGAGGGCCTCGGTGACGACCTCGACGTGGTCGGCGTTGGAGACGTTCGCCGTGATGTCGACGACGATCGCGTCGGAGTGGGACTCGACCACGTCGAACGCGGTCAGCACGCCGCCGACCCGGCCCACCGCCGAAGTGAGGTCGCCCGCGGCGCTCGCCGACGGCGGCGCCTCGACACGAACGGTGATCGAATACCCGGGGCCGGGAACCGGCACGGCAGTAACCCCCTGCTGTCTACTTGTTGATCTCGGTCTCGGGGTGCACGTACGGCACGGTCTCGAGGGGGAACGTCACGTTCCCGAACGGCGACAGCGCGCCCTGGCGGTCCGCCGAGAGCTCGGTGACCGGGTGCTCGCCGTCCGGCAG carries:
- a CDS encoding helix-turn-helix domain-containing protein; translated protein: MSRAVEESNRRMLRARDAMDRAYAQPLDVAALARMAYVSEAHFIRTFRATFGETPHRYLQRRRVERSMFMLRESDRSVTDICLAAGFTSLGTFSRTFRDIVGQSPSEYRAAGAGAVAAPTCFAMAWTRPSSFGEARGRAR
- a CDS encoding NAD-dependent malic enzyme, with product MPVPGPGYSITVRVEAPPSASAAGDLTSAVGRVGGVLTAFDVVESHSDAIVVDITANVSNADHVEVVTEALDALPGVRVRKVSDRTFLMHLGGKLSVSPKVQLRNRDDLSRAYTPGVARVCQAIAANPADARRLTIKRNTVAVVTDGSAVLGLGNIGPAAALPVMEGKAALFKKFADVDAWPVCLDTQDTEEIIKIVKALAPVYAGINLEDIAAPRCFEIEKRLREQLDIPVFHDDQHGTAIVVVAALRNALRVVGKEIEDCKIVVSGAGAAGSAIMRLLMHKKPGDIIAADINGIVHLGRSDLDDNLRWLAENTNKDNVSGTLHDALVGADVFIGVSAPNLFGAEQVATMAPNAVVFALANPDPEIDPLEAQKHAAVVATGRSDYPNQINNVLAFPGVFRGLLDAQAHEITDEMLLAAANAIADVVDDRLNASYIVPSVFDSAVAPAVAEAVKAAARKSGATS